A genomic region of Fodinisporobacter ferrooxydans contains the following coding sequences:
- a CDS encoding MFS transporter: MNGNIPAARWWRIIPVAFLMYTIAFMDRNNVGFGFAGMEKDLGIGATYAGLAGGIFFFGYLFLQIPGGLLAEKWSAKKFVTIALLVWGIFAIMTGFVQNLTELLVVRFLLGVAEGGVWPATLVMLSKWFPLNERARANSYWMLCIPVASLVMSPISGWILTHSDWRTMFMIEGLPPFLWAAIWWFFIAEDPSKAKWISKEEREYLEKTLAAEKQTMNKQATSFKDALKNRNVLLLVLVYFLIQIGFYGYGLWLPTVVKSISHGNNMTVGIISALPWLAAIFGLIINSKHSDKTGERKGHVAIAVIVGGIFLLISALIGKSNPALSIAALILCMGFMDSYNGVFWAIPAQFLSDEVLGAAMGLINAIGNLGGFFGPFIVGYLISQTHSFMAGMIFLVAALILSGILILRVRYDKSEPLASSTANKNPLKY; this comes from the coding sequence ATGAACGGAAATATTCCTGCAGCACGTTGGTGGAGAATTATTCCAGTTGCTTTTCTCATGTACACGATCGCTTTTATGGATCGGAATAATGTCGGTTTTGGCTTTGCAGGCATGGAAAAAGATTTGGGAATCGGTGCGACATATGCCGGGCTTGCCGGCGGTATCTTCTTTTTCGGTTATTTGTTCTTACAAATTCCCGGTGGACTTTTGGCTGAAAAATGGAGTGCGAAAAAATTCGTAACCATTGCCCTCTTGGTCTGGGGCATATTTGCCATTATGACCGGATTTGTCCAAAACCTGACAGAGTTATTGGTTGTACGCTTTTTGCTCGGAGTTGCAGAAGGCGGCGTATGGCCTGCTACGCTGGTCATGTTGAGCAAATGGTTTCCCCTTAATGAACGGGCGCGCGCCAATTCGTATTGGATGCTTTGTATCCCGGTAGCATCTTTGGTCATGTCGCCGATTTCCGGTTGGATCCTGACACATTCCGACTGGCGTACCATGTTCATGATAGAAGGACTTCCTCCTTTCCTTTGGGCAGCAATCTGGTGGTTCTTTATTGCAGAAGATCCAAGCAAAGCAAAATGGATTTCCAAAGAAGAACGTGAATATTTGGAAAAAACGCTGGCGGCAGAAAAACAAACCATGAACAAGCAGGCAACCAGCTTTAAAGACGCTTTGAAAAATCGTAATGTATTGCTTCTTGTACTCGTCTATTTTCTTATTCAAATCGGTTTCTATGGATATGGTTTATGGCTTCCGACTGTTGTAAAATCTATATCCCACGGCAACAATATGACGGTTGGCATCATTTCCGCTTTGCCTTGGCTCGCCGCAATTTTCGGCCTTATTATCAACTCCAAACACTCGGATAAAACCGGGGAGCGCAAAGGCCATGTGGCTATAGCGGTTATTGTCGGCGGAATTTTCCTATTGATTTCAGCACTCATCGGTAAATCCAATCCGGCGCTATCCATTGCCGCATTGATTTTATGCATGGGCTTTATGGATTCCTATAACGGCGTTTTCTGGGCAATCCCGGCACAATTCCTATCGGATGAAGTATTAGGGGCTGCCATGGGGTTAATTAATGCGATCGGCAACTTGGGCGGATTCTTTGGACCATTTATCGTCGGCTATTTGATCTCCCAGACACACAGCTTTATGGCCGGCATGATTTTCCTTGTCGCTGCGCTGATTCTGTCAGGTATCCTCATATTACGGGTGCGTTATGACAAATCAGAACCGTTGGCGAGTTCGACTGCCAATAAAAATCCCTTGAAGTACTAA
- a CDS encoding IlvD/Edd family dehydratase — protein MQDNTIGRGKTSYGDPGFSSFIRRAFSRHMGFDEKDFAKPVIGICNTYSEVNRCHTHFGPIVEAVKRGVLMAGGIPLEFPTISLGEVYTSPTAMLYRNLAAMDTEEMIRAQPLDGVVLLAGCDKTTPAQLMGAASADIPAIMVTGGPMLNGEYEGKTLGACTDCRFYWQEYRAERISDRELEEINQALAPSAGHCMVMGSASTMAACAEALGMMLPGAAAIPAPDNRRLRIAEESGRQIVQLVKDSIKPSDILTYEAFENAIRVLQAVGGSTNAVIHLNAIAGRLGIDLPLELFDVLGRETPFLANLRPAGNYQMEDFFHAGGVPAVMSELSDMLHLSCMTVAGKTLGEHLKTFTRPRHKTYRDIIATLENPLHASGGIAVLTGNLAPNGAVIKPKAASPHLLKHIGRAVVFDSVDDMEARIDDPDLDVRPDDVLVLRNAGPVGAPGMPEAGMIPIPKKLLAQGIRDMVRISDCRMSGTAFGTVVLHAAPEAAVGGPLALVENGDRIELDVQARILQLLVPEEELQKRRGNWQPKMEKETRGYIRLYQEHVLQADKGCDFDFLRPDVHTNK, from the coding sequence ATGCAAGACAATACGATTGGCCGTGGAAAAACATCCTATGGCGACCCAGGTTTTAGTTCGTTTATTCGCCGTGCGTTTTCCAGGCATATGGGATTTGATGAAAAAGATTTTGCCAAGCCTGTCATCGGCATTTGCAATACATACAGCGAAGTAAACCGCTGCCATACGCATTTTGGACCGATTGTGGAAGCGGTGAAACGGGGTGTCTTGATGGCAGGGGGGATTCCCCTGGAATTTCCGACCATTTCACTGGGTGAAGTGTATACAAGTCCCACCGCAATGCTGTATCGCAATCTCGCAGCAATGGATACGGAAGAGATGATACGCGCACAACCGCTTGATGGTGTAGTGCTTTTGGCTGGCTGTGACAAGACTACACCCGCCCAGTTGATGGGTGCGGCGAGTGCGGATATCCCGGCGATTATGGTAACAGGCGGCCCGATGCTCAATGGTGAGTATGAAGGAAAAACGCTTGGGGCATGTACCGATTGCCGCTTTTATTGGCAGGAATATCGAGCGGAACGCATATCCGACCGGGAACTGGAAGAAATCAACCAAGCGTTGGCCCCGAGTGCCGGTCACTGCATGGTGATGGGCAGCGCCAGTACAATGGCAGCCTGCGCAGAAGCTCTTGGCATGATGCTTCCAGGAGCGGCAGCCATTCCCGCACCAGACAATCGAAGATTGCGCATCGCCGAAGAGTCCGGGCGACAGATCGTTCAATTAGTCAAAGATTCGATTAAACCTTCCGATATTCTGACATATGAAGCGTTTGAAAATGCGATTCGCGTGTTGCAGGCGGTTGGCGGTTCCACAAATGCAGTCATCCATTTGAATGCGATTGCCGGGCGATTGGGCATTGACCTGCCATTGGAATTGTTTGACGTGTTAGGGCGAGAGACTCCATTCCTTGCCAATCTGCGTCCGGCAGGAAACTATCAGATGGAGGATTTCTTTCATGCCGGCGGAGTGCCTGCTGTGATGAGCGAGTTATCAGACATGTTGCATCTCTCCTGTATGACCGTTGCAGGAAAAACTCTTGGGGAACATTTGAAAACGTTTACTCGTCCGCGCCATAAAACATATCGGGATATCATCGCTACTCTGGAGAATCCTTTGCATGCTTCAGGGGGGATCGCAGTATTGACAGGCAATTTGGCTCCAAACGGAGCAGTCATCAAGCCAAAAGCAGCATCTCCGCATCTTTTAAAGCACATTGGGCGAGCGGTTGTATTCGACTCGGTGGATGATATGGAAGCGAGGATTGATGATCCTGATCTGGATGTTCGGCCGGATGACGTTCTGGTGTTGCGCAATGCAGGCCCGGTGGGTGCTCCTGGCATGCCGGAAGCAGGCATGATACCGATTCCGAAAAAATTACTGGCACAAGGCATACGGGATATGGTGCGGATTTCCGATTGCCGCATGAGCGGGACGGCATTCGGCACAGTCGTGCTGCATGCAGCGCCGGAAGCGGCTGTCGGCGGACCTTTGGCGCTCGTGGAAAATGGGGATCGGATCGAGTTGGATGTACAAGCGCGAATATTGCAATTGCTTGTGCCAGAAGAAGAATTGCAGAAGCGGCGCGGGAATTGGCAGCCGAAGATGGAAAAAGAGACCCGTGGATATATTCGGCTGTATCAGGAACATGTGCTGCAGGCGGATAAAGGTTGCGATTTCGACTTTTTGCGTCCTGACGTTCATACAAATAAATAA
- a CDS encoding lactate racemase domain-containing protein has protein sequence MDVIASLLQNVPIPKFIPVRQHFTRQQVSDVETAVYQAIADSHVAERIQAGQEIGIAVGSRGIDSLPTLVRALVQVVKNRGGRPFIFPAMGSHGGATAEGQTAMLEHLGVTESSVGAPIRSSMETVDLGASSLGLPVYADRYAAQADGIIVLNRIKPHTSFHGKVESGLLKMLTIGVGKQKGADKAHQLGFAHMPDHIWDISKTIIEKLPILFGLAVLENGYDKTAKVIAVPAERLHEEEPRLLDEARALMPKILFDPLDVLIVDQIGKDISGVGLDPNVTGRFPNSLVSGDLRVSKIAVLRLTERTDGNAAGVGLADVTTAAVERNIDRVKGYMNSLTSTTMTTIKLPMVLDSDKMAIQAAVKTCNCANFQEARIVRIKNTLHLEAVWISESLFAEAQEQDNIEILGTAQDLPFDEAGHLSI, from the coding sequence GTGGATGTGATTGCATCTCTGCTGCAAAACGTTCCCATACCCAAATTTATCCCGGTTCGCCAGCATTTTACCCGTCAACAAGTATCCGATGTAGAAACAGCAGTCTACCAGGCAATCGCCGATTCCCATGTGGCCGAACGGATTCAAGCGGGTCAAGAAATTGGGATTGCAGTCGGCTCTCGCGGTATCGACAGCCTCCCAACACTTGTGCGCGCACTCGTACAAGTGGTCAAAAATCGGGGGGGCCGGCCCTTTATTTTCCCTGCGATGGGCAGTCACGGCGGAGCCACAGCGGAAGGGCAGACTGCCATGTTGGAACATCTGGGCGTTACGGAATCTTCCGTTGGAGCCCCCATACGCTCTTCCATGGAAACAGTCGATCTCGGCGCTTCTTCCTTGGGACTGCCTGTCTATGCGGATCGCTATGCTGCACAGGCAGACGGCATCATTGTGTTGAATCGGATCAAACCGCACACATCGTTTCATGGCAAAGTTGAGTCAGGGCTTTTGAAAATGCTGACGATCGGCGTCGGCAAACAAAAAGGGGCAGACAAGGCACATCAATTGGGATTCGCACATATGCCAGATCATATTTGGGATATTTCCAAGACGATCATTGAAAAATTGCCCATTCTGTTTGGGCTTGCCGTTCTCGAAAATGGCTATGACAAAACGGCAAAAGTAATCGCTGTTCCTGCCGAACGTTTGCATGAAGAGGAGCCGCGCCTGCTTGATGAGGCCCGTGCGCTCATGCCCAAAATTTTATTCGATCCCCTCGATGTTTTGATTGTCGATCAAATCGGCAAAGACATTAGCGGCGTCGGGCTTGATCCGAATGTGACCGGGCGGTTCCCGAACAGTCTGGTGTCAGGCGATTTGCGAGTCAGCAAAATCGCAGTGCTGCGCTTGACGGAGCGTACAGACGGAAATGCGGCGGGCGTCGGTTTGGCGGATGTCACGACAGCTGCGGTGGAACGAAACATTGATCGGGTCAAAGGATATATGAATTCATTAACGTCAACCACCATGACGACGATTAAGCTGCCAATGGTGTTGGACAGCGATAAAATGGCCATTCAGGCGGCAGTGAAAACATGCAACTGTGCAAATTTCCAAGAGGCGCGGATCGTACGCATCAAAAATACGCTTCACTTGGAGGCGGTCTGGATTTCCGAAAGCCTTTTTGCGGAAGCGCAAGAGCAAGACAACATTGAAATACTCGGGACTGCACAAGACCTTCCATTTGACGAAGCGGGGCATTTATCCATATAG
- a CDS encoding zinc-binding alcohol dehydrogenase family protein produces the protein MKCIVCEQPNQFQMIDVDKPKLQRGQAIIRIRRIGICGTDFHAYKGNQPYFTYPRVLGHELSGTIEEMSEIGENPYGLRQGDQVAIIPYMECGQCIACRNGKTNCCTELKVLGVHMDGGMCEWLSVPIDHLLKTEGISLDQTALLEPLSIGAHAVRRSDLKKDEVALVIGAGPIGLGVMAFAKQRGAKVIAMDINEERLQVCRNWANVDHTVYGLHQPDEAIAAITNGEYPTVVFDATGNAKSMMHAFRYVAHGGKLVFVGLVKTDITFSDPEFHKREMTVMGSRNAAREDFELVMKTIQSGELDLDLYITHRVDFSQTVHVFDQLLQPESNVIKAIIAL, from the coding sequence TTGAAGTGTATCGTATGTGAACAACCCAATCAGTTTCAAATGATCGATGTAGATAAACCAAAGCTACAGCGGGGACAAGCGATCATCCGGATTCGGCGGATTGGCATTTGCGGGACTGATTTTCATGCATACAAAGGGAATCAGCCATACTTTACTTACCCTCGCGTGCTTGGCCATGAATTGTCAGGGACGATTGAAGAAATGAGTGAAATTGGCGAAAATCCGTATGGTCTGCGGCAAGGAGATCAAGTGGCAATTATTCCATATATGGAATGCGGACAATGCATTGCCTGCAGGAATGGAAAAACCAATTGCTGCACAGAATTGAAAGTATTAGGTGTTCACATGGACGGCGGGATGTGTGAATGGCTTTCCGTGCCGATCGATCATCTGCTCAAAACGGAAGGAATCTCCCTCGATCAAACGGCGCTTTTGGAACCGTTAAGCATCGGGGCGCATGCGGTCAGACGTTCCGATTTGAAAAAAGATGAAGTTGCGTTGGTGATCGGCGCAGGTCCGATTGGCCTTGGGGTCATGGCTTTTGCCAAACAGCGCGGCGCAAAAGTGATCGCGATGGATATCAATGAAGAACGATTGCAAGTTTGCAGAAACTGGGCGAATGTCGATCATACCGTTTATGGATTGCATCAGCCGGATGAAGCAATCGCGGCAATTACGAACGGTGAATATCCGACAGTTGTATTTGACGCTACCGGAAATGCCAAATCGATGATGCACGCATTCCGATATGTGGCGCATGGCGGAAAACTTGTTTTTGTCGGGCTTGTAAAAACAGACATAACATTTTCCGATCCAGAATTTCACAAGAGAGAAATGACTGTAATGGGAAGCCGCAATGCTGCACGGGAAGATTTTGAACTTGTGATGAAGACCATACAATCAGGGGAACTTGATTTGGATTTGTATATAACCCACCGTGTTGATTTTTCACAAACGGTTCATGTGTTTGATCAGTTGCTACAGCCAGAGTCAAACGTGATTAAAGCAATTATTGCATTGTAA
- a CDS encoding RluA family pseudouridine synthase, whose amino-acid sequence MAKSMSRKTPGRTKPSQTTEPKESRFIVKEPGELMQWLLATLAGKGRNKVKGILARGQVSVEGNVVTQYDYPLAAGNRVVIDWSEKIPEAPIEGLEILYEDADLIVIDKEAGLLSIATEGEKQQTAYRMLMEHVRKKNPQNRVFVVHRLDRETSGVMMYAKREQIQEHLQSTWRNTVVERTYVAVVEGCVAKSEGTIRSWLKESKTLQMYSSRTDNGGLEAITHYKVLQADREYSLLEVKLETGRKNQIRVHMQEIGHSIVGDKRYGAKKNPIGRLGLHARVLTFRHPATGQLLSFETEIPKKFLRLFQTKNK is encoded by the coding sequence ATGGCAAAATCCATGTCCCGCAAAACGCCGGGTCGCACGAAACCTTCCCAAACAACGGAACCGAAAGAATCACGATTCATCGTCAAAGAGCCTGGCGAGCTAATGCAGTGGCTGCTTGCAACACTTGCAGGAAAAGGGCGCAACAAAGTCAAAGGGATACTCGCGCGGGGGCAAGTGTCTGTAGAAGGGAACGTTGTAACACAATATGATTATCCATTGGCAGCGGGAAATCGTGTAGTCATTGATTGGTCGGAAAAAATACCGGAAGCACCCATCGAGGGCCTTGAAATTCTCTACGAGGATGCGGATCTGATTGTAATTGACAAAGAAGCCGGATTGCTTTCGATCGCAACAGAGGGAGAGAAACAGCAAACCGCCTATCGAATGTTGATGGAGCATGTGCGTAAGAAAAATCCGCAAAATCGAGTGTTTGTCGTCCATCGCTTGGATCGGGAAACGTCGGGCGTGATGATGTATGCCAAACGTGAGCAGATTCAAGAACATCTGCAAAGCACATGGCGCAATACAGTAGTTGAGCGCACCTATGTAGCGGTTGTCGAAGGCTGTGTTGCCAAGTCGGAGGGCACGATCCGATCATGGCTGAAAGAGAGCAAAACACTCCAGATGTATTCGTCCCGGACAGATAATGGCGGACTCGAAGCGATCACTCACTACAAAGTGCTGCAAGCCGACAGGGAATATTCCCTCTTGGAAGTGAAACTGGAAACGGGGAGAAAAAATCAAATCCGTGTGCATATGCAAGAGATTGGCCACAGCATCGTCGGTGATAAAAGGTATGGCGCCAAGAAAAATCCGATCGGCCGATTGGGCCTGCATGCGCGTGTCCTGACGTTTCGCCATCCTGCTACGGGTCAATTGCTATCCTTCGAAACGGAGATTCCAAAAAAGTTTTTACGGTTATTTCAAACAAAGAATAAGTAA
- a CDS encoding sugar ABC transporter ATP-binding protein: protein MEPLIKMQDIVVQFRGIPILQEARLEIQKGEVHALLGENGAGKSSLMKVLAGLYQKQSGNIEINGREAEFHSPQDAMQQGISMIHQELQLASHLTVAENIFLGRERCTKFGIVKKREMELETTRILCQLAPEIRPNDLVGNLGIAKQQMVAIAKALSTGAQVIIMDEATTALTDNEVTRFFDIVRSLKSQGVAIILITHRLDEVFDLADRATVMRDSRTIETVVIKAVQPSDLIRLMVGRELNEIYPKSPTTRGREGLRVEGLSSKKLLKDIHFTAYRGEVLGIVGLMGSGRTEIMRAIFGVDPIAHVNMFIDGAPVRIKSCRDAIQNRIAYLTEDRKGNGLALNLDVGKNIVMPVLERVSPFGIMQPQQEKQISAKYIRELSIKIKDTAAPIGILSGGNQQKVMLSKWLATDAEIFLLDEPTRGIDVQTKVEVYNLINRLTDAGKTVIMTSSYLPEIMAMSDRFIVLCEGRMTAELTRAEATPENLIYYASLHKDYAV, encoded by the coding sequence ATGGAACCTCTAATAAAAATGCAAGATATTGTCGTTCAATTTCGAGGGATCCCGATTTTGCAAGAGGCTCGCCTGGAAATACAAAAAGGCGAAGTTCATGCACTGCTGGGAGAGAATGGTGCGGGCAAATCTTCGTTAATGAAAGTGTTGGCAGGCCTTTATCAAAAACAATCCGGGAACATTGAAATCAATGGCAGGGAGGCAGAGTTTCATTCTCCGCAAGATGCCATGCAGCAAGGAATCAGCATGATTCATCAGGAATTGCAGCTAGCTTCACACTTAACCGTAGCCGAAAATATTTTTCTGGGCCGTGAACGGTGCACCAAGTTTGGAATCGTCAAAAAGCGGGAGATGGAACTGGAGACAACAAGAATCTTATGTCAGCTGGCACCAGAAATCAGACCGAATGATTTGGTTGGCAATTTGGGGATCGCCAAACAGCAAATGGTGGCTATCGCGAAAGCGCTGTCAACAGGTGCGCAAGTCATTATTATGGACGAAGCCACGACCGCTTTGACGGACAACGAAGTGACTCGTTTTTTTGATATTGTGCGATCGCTAAAATCCCAAGGTGTTGCGATCATCTTGATTACACATCGTCTGGATGAAGTGTTCGATTTGGCAGACCGGGCAACCGTAATGAGAGATAGCCGAACAATTGAAACGGTTGTTATAAAAGCTGTTCAGCCTTCCGATCTGATTCGGCTTATGGTGGGAAGGGAGTTAAATGAGATTTATCCGAAATCGCCAACGACTCGCGGGCGGGAAGGGCTGCGAGTCGAAGGATTGAGCAGCAAGAAACTATTAAAAGATATTCATTTTACCGCGTATCGCGGAGAAGTTTTGGGTATCGTCGGATTGATGGGCTCTGGCCGTACGGAGATTATGCGGGCCATATTTGGAGTTGATCCGATTGCTCATGTAAACATGTTCATTGATGGTGCGCCGGTACGAATCAAGTCTTGCAGAGATGCCATTCAAAATCGTATTGCGTATCTTACGGAAGACCGAAAGGGAAATGGCTTGGCGTTGAATCTGGATGTCGGCAAAAATATTGTAATGCCTGTATTGGAGCGTGTTTCTCCATTTGGAATCATGCAGCCACAGCAGGAAAAACAGATCAGTGCCAAATACATTCGAGAGCTTTCGATCAAAATTAAGGACACTGCAGCACCGATCGGAATCTTGAGCGGCGGGAACCAGCAAAAGGTCATGTTAAGCAAATGGCTCGCAACGGACGCTGAAATCTTTTTGCTCGACGAACCTACACGAGGGATCGATGTCCAGACGAAAGTGGAAGTATACAATCTGATCAACCGCCTGACAGATGCAGGAAAAACAGTCATCATGACATCCTCCTATTTGCCGGAAATTATGGCGATGAGCGACCGCTTTATCGTTCTCTGCGAAGGGCGGATGACAGCAGAATTGACTCGTGCCGAAGCCACACCTGAGAATCTGATCTATTATGCATCCTTACATAAAGACTATGCTGTTTAG
- a CDS encoding ABC transporter permease — translation MEKQLVTSIPGDSTPTHTLRRFFEKLAPFLFLIFIMIILSVISPNFLTIRNLLTILLQISIVGIITVGETMVLITAGVDLSVGSIVGLSGVLSTLLMADVHFPIWLAVIGGIIVGGLVGMVNGVLVTKVKLPSFISTLGMMGVARGFALILTGGVTVFNLPDQFGWIGGGRFAGIPVPVYFLVAVGIIGTFVLNRTRLGRYTYAIGSNSETARLSGINISKYLVIIYAIAGTLSGLAGVILASRIITGEPTAGLGYELDVIAACVIGGTSLFGGEGTVLGSMIGAALMGVIRNGSDLLNISAFWQQVIIGIIIWGAVAWDSYRRRKVG, via the coding sequence ATGGAAAAACAACTCGTAACAAGTATACCCGGTGATTCGACGCCGACACACACATTGCGGAGATTTTTTGAAAAACTGGCTCCCTTTCTCTTTTTGATCTTTATTATGATCATTCTTTCTGTCATTTCTCCCAACTTTCTTACGATTCGAAATCTATTAACCATTCTATTGCAAATTAGTATTGTCGGAATTATTACCGTTGGCGAAACAATGGTCTTGATCACGGCGGGTGTTGACCTTTCTGTCGGATCGATCGTGGGATTGTCAGGCGTACTGAGTACGCTTTTAATGGCGGATGTTCACTTTCCAATCTGGTTGGCAGTCATCGGTGGCATTATTGTCGGGGGGCTGGTGGGAATGGTCAATGGTGTGCTCGTCACCAAAGTCAAGCTTCCCTCCTTTATTTCCACACTCGGCATGATGGGAGTCGCCCGCGGATTTGCATTGATTCTCACTGGTGGTGTAACCGTTTTCAATCTGCCCGATCAATTTGGATGGATTGGCGGCGGGCGATTTGCTGGAATCCCAGTACCTGTATACTTTCTGGTTGCGGTAGGGATTATAGGAACTTTTGTTTTAAACCGCACTCGCTTAGGCAGATACACATATGCAATCGGAAGCAATTCGGAAACCGCTCGATTGTCAGGGATCAATATTTCAAAATATTTGGTTATTATTTACGCCATCGCTGGAACTCTCTCCGGATTGGCAGGCGTCATTTTGGCATCCCGGATTATAACAGGTGAACCGACTGCCGGTCTGGGTTATGAGTTAGATGTAATCGCTGCTTGTGTCATTGGTGGAACAAGTCTATTTGGAGGGGAGGGGACAGTTCTCGGATCGATGATTGGAGCTGCACTGATGGGGGTTATTCGCAATGGCAGCGACTTGCTCAACATCTCCGCATTTTGGCAGCAAGTGATTATCGGTATCATCATCTGGGGCGCAGTTGCTTGGGACAGTTATCGAAGACGCAAAGTAGGATAA
- a CDS encoding ABC transporter substrate-binding protein: MKKMVVAVASSVLMLSLVGCGANGTATNQGSQSSNGNTAVKTSAGKTYKIAVVPKAVGFDYWETVHAGAVAAAKDLGNVNVIWKGMSAETDVSGQVSLLENFINEHVDAIVLAASDTKALIPVIKKAEKDGIKVITIDSGTSPQVSDSFVATNNVNAAKEAADAMDKLLSGKGDVALLPFIAGASTSNEREQGFKEELAKYPGLKLVATEYSQSDYNKALSVTEDILTAHPHLAGIFAANEPGALGAAQAIKQQGLQGKVKIVGFDASPKEIQALQDGTIQALIVQNPYKIGYDGVKDAVLDLEGKHIDKQVDTGATVVTKDNMNKPEIQKLLYPRGKK, encoded by the coding sequence ATGAAAAAAATGGTAGTTGCGGTTGCAAGCTCTGTCTTAATGCTTTCACTTGTCGGCTGTGGCGCAAACGGTACGGCCACAAATCAAGGATCACAATCTTCCAATGGGAATACCGCGGTCAAAACAAGTGCCGGCAAAACCTATAAAATTGCCGTTGTCCCTAAAGCGGTCGGATTTGATTATTGGGAAACGGTTCATGCCGGGGCGGTTGCGGCAGCCAAGGATCTGGGAAACGTAAATGTGATCTGGAAAGGCATGTCGGCGGAAACGGATGTCAGTGGCCAAGTATCATTGTTGGAAAACTTTATCAATGAACATGTAGATGCGATCGTACTTGCAGCATCTGATACAAAAGCGTTGATCCCTGTCATCAAAAAAGCGGAAAAGGATGGAATCAAAGTCATTACGATTGATTCCGGCACAAGTCCGCAAGTATCTGATTCCTTTGTAGCCACAAACAATGTCAATGCAGCCAAAGAAGCAGCCGATGCGATGGATAAGCTGTTATCCGGGAAAGGAGATGTAGCATTGCTCCCATTTATCGCAGGTGCATCCACTTCCAATGAGCGGGAGCAAGGATTTAAAGAAGAGTTGGCAAAATATCCGGGACTCAAATTGGTTGCTACGGAATATTCGCAAAGCGATTATAACAAGGCACTATCTGTAACGGAAGATATTTTGACGGCTCATCCACACTTGGCAGGCATCTTTGCGGCAAATGAACCTGGCGCCCTTGGTGCGGCTCAAGCAATCAAGCAGCAGGGGTTGCAAGGGAAAGTCAAGATCGTAGGTTTTGATGCATCGCCAAAAGAAATTCAAGCATTGCAGGATGGAACCATACAGGCTTTGATTGTTCAAAATCCATATAAAATTGGGTATGACGGCGTGAAAGATGCGGTGCTTGACCTCGAAGGCAAGCATATCGACAAACAAGTGGATACAGGTGCAACCGTTGTAACAAAAGATAATATGAACAAACCGGAGATTCAAAAATTGCTTTATCCACGGGGCAAGAAATAA
- a CDS encoding SDR family NAD(P)-dependent oxidoreductase — protein MKKRLDGRIALVTGGCRGIGEAIAIRLAEEGAHVAINYFTDDLRHLAEHVQQNIQELGCKSIIVQADVGNRSQVIAMYEKIEQELGAVDILVNNAGIAPFEPFMKVTDETWDRTFHTNVKGIFICSQLAAKGMIERTYGKIINVLSTASLMVTSPVIPHYLASKAAGHMLTKGMAIELGRYGINVNAVGPSTTDTEFCKEYLADPNIRAREIEANPMKRLGTARQIGDAVVFLASAEAAQVNGHLLMVDGGLTVKAAQPDDHMER, from the coding sequence ATGAAGAAAAGACTGGATGGCCGCATAGCATTAGTTACAGGTGGATGCAGAGGGATTGGCGAAGCGATTGCGATTCGATTGGCGGAGGAAGGCGCACATGTAGCGATCAATTATTTTACGGATGATTTAAGACATTTGGCAGAACATGTGCAACAAAACATACAAGAGTTGGGATGTAAATCCATCATTGTTCAAGCGGATGTCGGCAACCGTTCACAAGTCATTGCCATGTATGAAAAAATCGAACAAGAACTTGGGGCTGTGGATATTCTCGTCAATAATGCAGGCATAGCGCCATTTGAACCGTTTATGAAAGTAACGGATGAAACATGGGATCGGACGTTTCATACGAATGTGAAGGGAATTTTTATATGTTCCCAACTGGCTGCAAAGGGGATGATCGAACGAACATACGGGAAAATCATCAACGTTTTATCCACTGCCAGCCTAATGGTCACAAGTCCAGTCATCCCACATTACTTGGCTTCAAAAGCTGCAGGACATATGTTGACAAAAGGGATGGCAATTGAATTGGGCCGTTATGGCATCAATGTCAACGCGGTCGGCCCGAGTACTACGGATACGGAGTTTTGCAAAGAGTATTTGGCGGATCCGAATATTCGCGCCCGTGAAATTGAAGCGAATCCGATGAAACGTTTGGGCACAGCGAGGCAAATTGGAGATGCGGTCGTATTCTTGGCTTCCGCAGAAGCCGCACAGGTCAATGGACATCTATTGATGGTGGATGGCGGCCTTACCGTCAAAGCAGCACAACCGGATGACCATATGGAACGATAA